One Gouania willdenowi chromosome 24 unlocalized genomic scaffold, fGouWil2.1 scaffold_320_arrow_ctg1, whole genome shotgun sequence genomic window carries:
- the pex3 gene encoding peroxisomal biogenesis factor 3: MFSSIWNFMKRHKRKFLFTGAVVGGVYVLGKYAQKKLRDLQEREATEYIAQARRQFHFESNQRTCNMTVLSILPSLREAVINQLRSESLTELLKTKPSNKLEIWEDLKIISFSRTIAAIYSTCMLVVLLRIQLNVIGGYLYLDNSLGKSTQTPQDVQQQYLSSIQHLLGDGLTELISVVKKAVHNSLGGVSLKHNMSLLEVEQQLNWIRAEVEAGTDRPLSRYMLADEENTLKDQACGLTESDVMTIRLLNETRDVLDSPDFSGVLDVCLNRGFSRLLDNLAEFFRPSPGDPTPSSSPGDSAPSSMPDSLSAVSLPLAKIIPIINGQINTICSETQSHFVEDLLTNEQMKRFAAMVYESFSAPQELHK; the protein is encoded by the exons ATGTTTTCGTCTATTTGGAATTTTATGAAACGCCACAAAAGGAAATTTTTATTCACAGGAGCTGTAGTTGGAG GAGTTTATGTTCTGGGTAAATATGCTCAGAAGAAGCTCAGAGACCTCCAGGAACGAGAGGCGACGGAGTACATCGCTCAGGCCAGGAGGCAGTTCCACTTTGAGAGCAACCAGAGAACCTGTAACATGACGG TTTTATCCATTCTGCCGTCACTGAGGGAGGCTGTCATTAATCAGCTGCGTTCAGAAAGCCTCACTGAGCTGCTGAAGACCAA acCTTCCAACAAACTGGAGATCTGGGAGGATTTAAAGATAATTA GTTTCAGTAGAACCATCGCTGCCATCTACAGCACCTGCATGTTGGTGGTTCTACTGAGGATCCAGCTCAACGTCATTGGGGGATACCTGTACCTGGACAACTCCCTGGGGAAGAGCACACAG ACTCCTCAGGACGTTCAGCAGCAGTATTTGTCCAGCATCCAACATCTGCTCGGAGACG GTCTGACCGAGCTGATCAGTGTGGTAAAGAAGGCCGTGCACAACTCACTGGGAGG tgTGTCTCTGAAACACAACATGTCTCTACTGGAGGTGGAGCAGCAGCTGAACTGGATCAGAGCcgaggtggaggccggcaccgACCGCCCACTGTCCCGCTACATGCTAGCGGATGAGGAGAACACGCTCAAAGACCAG GCATGCGGTCTGACAGAGAGCGATGTGATGACCATCAGACTGTTGAATGAGACCAGAGACGTTCTGgacag TCCAGACTTCAGTGGCGTTCTGGACGTCTGTCTGAACCGAGGTTTTTCTCGTCTCCTTGACAACCTGGCCGAGTTTTTCCGCCCGTCTCCAGGAGACCCCACCCCCAGCTCGTCTCCAGGAGACTCCGCCCCCAGTTCAATGCCTGACAG tcTGTCTGCGGTCAGTCTGCCTCTAGCAAAGATCATCCCAATCATCAACGGTCAGATCAACACCATCTGCAGTGAGACTCAGAGTCACTTTGTGGAG GACCTACTGACCAATGAGCAGATGAAGCGTTTTGCTGCCATGGTTTACGAGTCGTTCAGCGCGCCACAGGAGCTGCACAAATAA